The Musa acuminata AAA Group cultivar baxijiao chromosome BXJ1-8, Cavendish_Baxijiao_AAA, whole genome shotgun sequence genomic sequence CTACGTCAACGGGCATGATCACTGCCTGGAGCACATCAGCAGCAAAGACAGGTGAAGTATCAGATTGATGCCTCCTCGACATGAATTGTTATAGATGGTGTATTCCGATCTCCCTCACAGTGTTTCTTCATTGGCAGTCCGATCCAGTATCTGACGAGCGGAGGCGGCTCCAAGGCATGGAGGGGCGTCTTCACCCCAAACTCCGACAAGCTCCAATTCTTCCATGATGGTCAAGGGTTCATGTCTCTGCAGCTGACAGAGGCAGCTGCTAACATTGTCTTCTACGATGTGTTCGGCCAGGAACTCTACCAATGGAGTGTGACCAAAAATCTCCACGCTGCAGAGTAGGGCAGAACTCAAATCGCTTGTCAATATATCGCCATTGAAGAACTTGGGATTGTGAGTTCTGTGCCTGCACGATGAAGTGGGCACAACATGCATCTATAAGGTAGAGAGAGTGTGGTGTGGTGGTTCTTACATTGACTGCATGACTGTTACTGGGAATTAGATGATGATGGAAATAGTATTGCTTGTGATCACCCCATTCACTTCCAGTTTGATGGCAGCCAGATAAAGAATGAATTAGAGAAAGGTCATCTTGTTGTGCCTGTTGCCATTTCATTTGCTTTCGGTGTGATGGCATCCAAATAAAGAAGAGATTAAAGAGAGATCAGCTTTCAGTTTGGTGGCAGACAAATAAAGAAGACATGAAGGAAAGATCATCTAATGTGTCAGTCGCCACTTCATTCGTTTTCAGTGGACACACTAAAAGAAAGATCATCTGATGGTGCCTTTTGCCACTTCATTTGCTTTTAGTTTCATGGCAACCAGATAAGGAAGACACCAAACAAAGATCATCTTCTTGTGCCTGTTGCCACCTCAGTTGCTTTCAGTTTGATGAGCCAGAATAAGATGACAGTCAAAAGAAGTTTGTGCCAGTGGGCATGGCAACACACCCAGAAAAAGGTTTTAATTGGTTAAAGGTGCCCGCAACCTTGAGAGAATATGCCTTTAGATAATACCTATcctgaattttaaaatattttttatattaaattaaggATAATTTTTTGAATAAGGTCCAtagtttttaagaattttttttatacatGACTCATTATTAAAAATTACAGCATAGAGTCATTCTttcatacaaaatttattttaccTTTGTGACTTTGACTCTTGTGCTTTTGTGTATGAGTACCTCCTCCTCGCTTGTGCATGTTCTCTTCGTCCTTTGTTTATCATATTTATGGTGGTCATATAGTCATtctttcataaaaatattattttacatttGTGACTCTGACTCCAGCACTAATTGTGTATGCTTCCGTGTGTGAGTCCCTCCTCATTCGTGCTCATTCCTTTCATCCTTTGTTTGTCAATGGTGGTCAAAGAGGATAGAAGAGGACCATCGAGAACTGAATGTTGGTCGATGACCCCCTCCACACACAACAACACCTTATGCGCATTCCCATCAACCTTTATCGAGAATCATAGCCCTCAGTAGGTAACAAACCTCGCTCATTAGATGACGACTCTAGACGCCAAGAACACATGCACCAATGACCTCTGTTGGTCGAGGACCATGTGCCTTACTGGATCACCTAAGAACCCATACACAAAGGTTTTACAATCGGCTGGGAGCAACTAGGGGTCCATGCGTGGAGACATAGGTGGCCAACAATTGAGACACATGAGTAAAATACACTTTTAATCTATACGTGGAGACATAGGTGGCCAACAATTGAGACAAATGAGTAAAATAcacttttataaaaaataatgttatatgaaatttttttaaaactacatatgtttttttttaattacccTTAAATAAATCTaaagaaattatatataaaatatcaatttaattttatatcagAATTAGATAAAGATTTATATTAACTTTTAAGAATATGATGattaatttagttttatttattttggaTAATGATTCAttcttaataaattaatatatcagTTATCCTATTACACTAAGTCATGAGCATTAAAAACAACACCGTATAGAGAATGTTCTTCCTTCAACCGACCAATTGTAGGTGCCATTAAGTCTATGATGGATGAGATGTATCTCACCATATGATGTGCACGATTGAGTTGAATCCTTCAAACTATATCCTGACACAGAAGTCATTCCTCTCCCCAAGATTCATATGGCCAATCCTCTCTCCTTTAGAGACTTCCAAGTATATTGTATTTTGCTTACAATAGAACAGTTGCCTGTTCACACAGTGCAGATAAAAATCAATCTTATGACATTGGCCAAGAAGAATGCATTTGTATCTTTGCTGCTTAGATGTTTTCCATCATAAGAACAATTAATGCAACAATGAATCTTGTTGGATACATTGAAATGGAGAACAAGGACATATTATATTAAAAAGCAACCAAGTTGGGCTCTTACTTGTGCTCCTCCTCGATGAAAAGAAAACTAATAGTAATAAAGAGAGAAACTAATAGCCCTAGATAGTACCTCCACCAGTTGACTCCACATGAAATCTGAAATCATGGGAGCATATATTAATGTCCTACATACTACCTCTATCAGTTGACTCAGCATGAAAAGTGAGAGGGTGATGTGTTGTGTTGCATTAAGGTGACAACAAGAAGGTGGACACTAGAGGACAAGAAGGTGTGCCTGCTGCTGTAAGTGTTACCAGATGCAGTCTCGAGCAATTGTTGAACTGATGGAACATGGAATCACCTCTCCTTCTTTAATTGGCTCTACAGCCATCACTTGAAGTGGTTGACATGGTTCCCTCATGTTGTCTTCTTCCGAGACAATGGCTGGGGATTCACATGGATTGCACTGGTATGGTTACAACTCCAAGTATTCCTGAAGGTGCTTCTGATGTGGATACCAACTCCCAAGTATTTGTTTCTCAAGGTGCTCCTGATTCACAAGGCATGCACTGAGATGGTTGCAACTCCATGTATGTACTAATGCCCTAGATAGTACCTCCTCCAGTTGACACCACATGAAAACTGACCATGAGAGGAGCCTCATCTTGGATGGACTATCAAAGAATAATGTGCATTAACATTAATGTGGTTGGGTGCATGAGAGTAACATGACTTGTATTTCGACAAGAAGTCGGCACTAGAAAACAAGGAAAAGTTGCAGTGGCCACCAGCATGCAGGTGGGGTAGACGCTGTCGTCAACAATGCTTGGATTGTTGGAACATCATATCACCTTCTCGGTTTCTTGTTTGACATGGCTTTCATatgttgtcttcttcttcttcttcttcttcttatcattGCCTGCAATTATGTGGCTGCAACTCGATGGTTATAACTCCATGTTTTCCTCGTGTGTGCACTCGTATGGCTAAAACTGCACGTATTCTCGAAGTTGCTTTAGCATTCCGGCAGTGCGATAGATGATATTGAGTCAATCTCGGAGGATGATTAGAAGTCAACTAAAAAAGGATTATTGGTCGATGAGATTATAACTTATTTATTTAAGTATTGATTGTCTGAGGTCTCGGGTCACAAAAGTCAACTTCAGTTTGAATTTAAGCATATCAAgtgttatgattattattattattataatatatatatatatatatatatatatatatatatatatatatatatatatatatatatatatatatatatgggccaAGAACGGCCGTGTCCATCGTTAATTCTTTTTCCCGCGCGTCGCCTCATCACGCTCGACGTTACTTCTCGCCGTTCTCCGCCCAAACCCAGAGCAGAAACCCTCGGAGGCTCCGATCCCGGACCTCCTCCGAGGCCCCGGATAAAACCCTTgccttcctctcttctctcttttGTCGATTTTATCATGAAATCtttaatttttatgtaattttacTCTCTTATTTCTCGAGGGCCTTCGTTGATTTTGTGGATTTGGTCAATCGACATCTTCCTATTAGCGTGCTTTCTTCCTTTCGTTTCTCCGTTTGGGGCTTTTGCTTTCTTCGAGTTCATGGCCCTTTTCCCTTCAATTTCTCCATTGATGCATTTGCCTTATTCGTCATTGTTGTTCAAACAAATTGAACTTCCACAGAGTTTCGGACAATGTCATCATGATGTGTTTTTCATGGATTATTGCGATTGCAGTTAGAGGGATTTTAGATCCATTATGTCCTCTGGCAATCGAGTGAGTTTCACATGAAATAACATACATGAAGTTATATTTTAAACTGGTGTTTCTTGAATTATTTAATGGAAGTCACAAATTTTATGTGGATTTGAAGAATGAAGAGTaaagaatgataaaattttttgtAATTAGTGATGAGATTTTGGATTGTGGTATTGGCAAAAACAGATGGAAATTGAAGGTTACGAAACTATCTTGAACTGATGTCGCATTAGTACCATAGCATGTAACATGCTGAGATCATCTCGGAGAATGTTTTCATCCTCATTGCTATTCTTTAAATGCATTTACATATATGTATTGTACGTTTTCATAGTTACCAAAGAAGAGATAATAAAGTAGGTGTTTGTGTTCCATAATCTAATTACGCATCTTGTTAAAATGTCTGATATGACCATTATCTATTTGTTTATATGGCATTAGAACCATAGCAGGTGGCATGCTAATATCTTGAAGAACTCTGTTATCAGCATTTGTTTCGTCCTTTTGCAGACTTACCATAGAACACATGATAAAGTAGGTATTGTGCTCCGTAATCGTCTGATGTGATCATTAGCTATTTGTTAATACGACATTAGAACCATGGCATGTGACATGCTAACATCTTGTAGAACCTGGTATCGATGTAAGCACTGTTCAAATGTATCTACATGCTTGTATTGACCTTTCTCATGTTCGCCGAGGAGCAGATGATATAGTAGCTATTTCTGTTCTATAACTCAATTGTGATCTTGTTAAAATAGTTGATATGAATAGAAGGATCTTCCTTCAATGATATTGACATTTTCCATGACGATATTAGCTATAAGCATGTTTAGTCTCAGTGGTCCTCCAGGATTCTTGTAAGCAAGACAATACATGTTCTTCTATATCTGATAGCTTGGATTCGGAGGTCATTATAACCATCATCTGGATTAAACTATGATTTATCAGGACTTCTGAAATGCATTTGCTTGGGTGCTTGAATCAAGAAACAGGATTTTCAGGTGTGTAGCTCATGTCTCTTATTTAAGTTATTGGCTTTGTTCATTTATGCATTTCCTGGTTACTTTGTCCTCCATATTTACTGTTGTATGCTATCTCGATAATTCCTGTACATGGAAATAAGGCTTGTACatatttcatgaatttattttatccCTTAAACTATCTATGCATGCAAAATAGCTGAAAACTCTTCTACATTGTAAAAGGAGTGGACATCTTTCTATTCTTTAGTTTGGTCAGAAGAAGCTATTTATGAACAGGCCATTTTATGTTGATTCTTGGGCCAAGAATATGCAGAGTTGGCATTTGCTATATTAATATTTTGCTGGAGAAAGTTATTTGTGGTACTCAAAATTGATTAACAATAATATTTACTATTATTATATTCCCTAACTTATAATCTAGTGTAAGTTATACTTCCGACTTTTTTTTTGaagtgtttcattcttaaacagtCATGCATGTTTCAGAATATTGCTTACTGTTTCCAATCAGATTAGCTTAGATAATCCTCTTTCTGAACCTTTTTTGTATGGAACAAACCACTTATATGGCTTCTTCTCCATTGTTCTATATGTCAACATCTTCATTAGGTTTTACATCCCTTTATCTAGCTTAAAACTGGCTCTAAATCTCAGGGAACACTTAGCTAGTTGCAAATGCATTTGTTTTCCTCACAGCTCAGTTCATGTTTGAGAACCAAAATTTCGTTAGAAAACCTCACAGCTAAGGATATCTTCTAGCTTCCTTATCTCAAGGGTTGGAGGGAAATTATGTAGTGATGACAGCAACCAATCTGATAGGATTTGTATTTCTGATCTGTCAAAATCTTGATCTGAGCACACAAAATTATTAGCAGCTTCTACTCTATTTTAACTCATGGACACCAGATGACAAAAGTAGTATATGCCAATGTCAAAGAGCAGAAGCTACaggttgaattttattttttggtgGATCCTCCATAAGGTAACGAATTCCAGATTGTGTCAGGCTAAGATTAGATTTCGTCAAGTAAGTTTGATGATTGCCAACTTTAGTTTAAACCCTATAATGCAATGCCTGTTCGCAGCAAATTTTAACAAAAAATGAAGGTGTAGCATGCCTCCTCCAATTTCACATGTTATCATTGCTAAATTTAAAGAATTTACCTTCAATGaacattttgtatcaataaaacaTAGATGGCACTCATTTCCTAACAAATTTATTCGACATTCATTGACCAGGAAAACAGCAGCTGAAAATAGATTCGGGTCAGCATGTTCAGAAATCTCATAGGCAGCACATAACACCAAGTTCAAAATTAAAGCTGCTATGGCTGTTTCAGTCCCATGATATGTGATGCCAAGGCATGTTCTGAAATCTCATAGGCAGCACATAACACCAAGTTCAAAATTAAAGCTGCTATGGCTGTTTCAGTCCCATGATATGTGATGCCAAGGCATGTTCAGAAATCTCATAGGCAGCACATAACACCAAGTTCAAAATTAAAGCTGCTATGGCTGTTTCAGTCCCATGATATGTGATGCCAAGGCATGTTCACCAGACTCCAATAACACCTCGACGACAGCATCAACACAATCAGCCTGCAAGGGAGTCTCCCTCTCGACAACCTTTGCTGCCAACCTCAGAGCCTCGTTTAAATGACCCTCCTCACAAAAGCCTAGCAGAAGACGAGAGTAGACATCAGAGTCGATGCAGACCAACCCCTTCTCCTCCATCTCGAGGACACGGCATGTGTCCAGGAATCGCCTCCGTTCACATAGCTCCCTCATCAAAGAATTGCATGCCAGACCGTTCGGTCGATCACCCTTCTCCAGCATCATCCCAAGTACCTTCTCTGCACCTTCGATGTCCTGAATTCTCAACAGGCACACGACAAGCACGCTATAGCAGTCTGCCGTCGAGACCGCTCCTTCTCCAGCCACCCTCCCGATCAGCTCGTGTGCTCCGTTGACATGCCCCTGTGCGCAGAAGCCATCCACCAGAGTCCGAATTGTCACCAGGTTtggagaacagcctctctgcccCATCCGGTCTAGGATGCCCAATGCGTCACCTAGCTGACCCTTGTCGCAGAGGTATTTGATCAAACAGGTATAGGTCACCACATTTGGTGCACATGCCGCCTCCAATTCACGCTCCATCTCAACCAGAAGCTCCATCGCCGACTTTAGATCACCGCAGGCGCAAGCCCCATCGAGCAGAGCCGAGTAAACGACCGCATTGGGCACGCACCCGTTCGCCCGCATCTGGCCGTGGAGGCCGCGGGCGGCTCCAATCTGGCCCGAGGCGGACAGCCCTCGCACGGCCGTAACGTAAGTTGTCACATCTGGGATCAACCTGGCTTCTGTCATCTCTTCCAAGAGAGCTGCCACAGCTCCGCCACGGCCAGCATCGGCCAGGAGGCGAAGGACGGTGTTATAAGAGGAGTTATCCGGGCGGCAGTTGAACTCCGGCATTCGACGGAGGAGGGCGAGGGCCTCGTCAGGAAGGTTGCCGTGGCGACAAAGGTTGAGGAGGATTTTGAAAGTCTTAACGCAGACGGGGAATGCGGCGGCGCGGTAGGAATCCAAGAGTTGGGACAGGAAGTAGGGGTGGCGGGGAAGGTGGAGGGCGTCGCACGCGGCAACGTAGGCCGCGGCAGAATGGTAATGGTTGGGTTGGAGGCCGGCCCAGACGAAGAAGCGGAGCGCCAGCGCTCGGTCGTCGTCATCCTTGGTGGCGGCCGCGGAAGACTGGCGGAGGACCGATTCCACGACGGGGGCGGTGAGCTTGGTGTTGGAGAGGGAGCGGGAGAGCGTTCGCTCGAGGGAAGGGTGCCCGGAGTTGGAGCGGAGGAGGCGCCAGAAACCAGAAGCAGTGTCGTCGATCGCGGCGAAGGTGGTGGAGGAGAGGAGACGAGAGAGGAGGGAGGAAAGGCGGTGGGTTTCGGAACACAGACGTCTAGAAAATGGGGAGAATGCAGCCATCTTACGAACGGAGGCGACGGTCCCGTCTTAACAGGGGACAAACTTATATGTCATGCACAATccgtatacatacataaataataGTTACCACAGAAAATGATTTAGGATATAGAGCAGGTACCTTTCACCTTATAAATTGATTATAGGTGAACCGATTATTATTAACAGTACCTTAGAATAGACTTATAGTATTttcgatttttttattaaaatattatatatatatatatgtatatataataataattaaggaATTGAGCTATGATGAAAAGGAGatacttatttaaaataataaaaaataggaGACACCATTTGTAAAAATGAACAAAAGGAACATCTCTCTCAGGAAAAgtccaaaaataaattttttttctgaGAATTCACCCTTAGATTATTTAGTCTTAATTTCTAATTCTCATTTCTTAGATTTTATAACAATATCTTAGatgatttatataattttttattagtctCCAATAAACATGTACTGATGGCTATTTAAATgttataaattaataatatattttcatttgaatattattagtattttttaaattcaGCTTTGATTAGAATTTTAAAATCTcgtgaaactgaaaaaaaaaGGTCGGCAAATGGTAATAAAATCTTAATATGATCACAGCGTCTTTTCCG encodes the following:
- the LOC135588609 gene encoding pentatricopeptide repeat-containing protein At5g47360-like: MAAFSPFSRRLCSETHRLSSLLSRLLSSTTFAAIDDTASGFWRLLRSNSGHPSLERTLSRSLSNTKLTAPVVESVLRQSSAAATKDDDDRALALRFFVWAGLQPNHYHSAAAYVAACDALHLPRHPYFLSQLLDSYRAAAFPVCVKTFKILLNLCRHGNLPDEALALLRRMPEFNCRPDNSSYNTVLRLLADAGRGGAVAALLEEMTEARLIPDVTTYVTAVRGLSASGQIGAARGLHGQMRANGCVPNAVVYSALLDGACACGDLKSAMELLVEMERELEAACAPNVVTYTCLIKYLCDKGQLGDALGILDRMGQRGCSPNLVTIRTLVDGFCAQGHVNGAHELIGRVAGEGAVSTADCYSVLVVCLLRIQDIEGAEKVLGMMLEKGDRPNGLACNSLMRELCERRRFLDTCRVLEMEEKGLVCIDSDVYSRLLLGFCEEGHLNEALRLAAKVVERETPLQADCVDAVVEVLLESGEHALASHIMGLKQP